A portion of the Podospora pseudoanserina strain CBS 124.78 chromosome 2, whole genome shotgun sequence genome contains these proteins:
- the NTH1_2 gene encoding alpha,alpha-trehalase nth1 (COG:L; EggNog:ENOG503NXI5) — MEEGSDYDDLMDASDDSEIKSEDSDDDDVIKEEGSGREIKAEDSDDDEIKEEESDNNNTNNNNNNNSTNNNNNNNTNDAPSIKDEYDCSSDYGNERSFRADALASDYSSSSDEEDIKSEYSSDHGLDREDDLLDDHIEDDGNFPNPPNATGSQSNPADAEDEHERTVFENLTASEEEVHELPFSYHDHQLTVAAAARDRYDFLGSFPGYHELDAATSVRIRGDLPGFPFLDGHGERPLCAEDDGLWDVLAGEEDDWRFEQDGFMGGDVLDDSVWDEFGGEDEVLRYEEEYLGVQMVGEFEGVYVEDGVTDAFGLGSEGGEGDFEDEEDEI; from the coding sequence ATGGAGGAAGGCTCAGACTACGACGACCTAATGGATGCCTCGGACGACAGCGAGATAAAATCAGAAGactccgacgacgacgacgtgaTTAAGGAGGAGGGATCCGGCCGCGAGATCAAGGCTGAGGActctgacgacgacgagataaaggaggaagagtctgacaacaacaacaccaacaataacaacaacaacaacagcaccaacaataacaacaacaacaacaccaacgacGCCCCATCTATCAAGGATGAATACGACTGCAGCTCCGACTACGGAAACGAGCGGTCTTTCAGAGCGGATGCTCTTGCTTCCGACTACAGCTCTAGctctgacgaggaggatatcaagTCGGAGTATTCTTCTGACCACGGATTAGACCGAGAAgacgacctcctcgacgatCACATTGAAGACGATGGAAACTTCCCAAATCCACCCAACGCGACTGGCTCCCAGTCTAACCCTGCCGATGCCGAAGATGAACACGAACGTACCGTCTTTGAGAATTTAACTGCcagcgaagaagaggttCATGAGTTACCCTTCTCATACCATGACCATCAGTTGACCGTGGCGGCCGCAGCCAGGGATCGTTACGATTTTCTCGGGTCTTTCCCAGGGTATCACGAGTTGGACGCGGCGACCTCGGTGAGGATTCGGGGAGACTTGCCCGGATTTCCGTTCTTGGACGGACATGGCGAGCGGCCTCTGTGtgctgaggatgatgggttgtGGGACGTGCTtgccggggaggaggatgactgGCGGTTTGAGCAGGATGGTTTTATGGGGGGTGATGTGCTTGATGACTCTGTTTGGGATGagtttggtggggaggatgaggtgttGAGGTATGAGGAGGAGTATTTGGGGGTGCAGATGGTTGGGGAGTTCGAGGGGGTTtatgttgaggatggggtcaCGGATGCGTTTGGGCTGGGGTctgagggtggggagggggattttgaggatgaggaagatgagatTTAA